Proteins from a genomic interval of Harpia harpyja isolate bHarHar1 chromosome 7, bHarHar1 primary haplotype, whole genome shotgun sequence:
- the FNDC10 gene encoding fibronectin type III domain-containing protein 10 has product MPSLLPPFLALLCFGAPAPALRGPAPPPASPRQAGAEPAAEEPWCPYKVGAEGAAGGRLCFRPPARGFQCAARSCRAHRSPGGALVANVLRNGSVLLQWGPPRPAAGLRGFALNCSWDGTYTRFPCDSVELGAACRDYLLPEAHGSVRYRLCLQPRYAPPRPAPPAQCVEFRVEPAAMRDIVVAMTAVGGSICVMLVFICLLVAYITENLMSPALAGAAGAAAAAGPRRA; this is encoded by the coding sequence ATGCCCAGCCTGCTGCCGCCCTTCCTCGCCCTGCTCTGCTTCGGGGCGCCGGCTCCCGCCCTGAGGGGaccggcgccgccgcccgcctcgccgcGGCAGGCCGGGGCCGAGCCGGCGGCGGAGGAGCCGTGGTGCCCCTACAAGGTGGGGGCCGaaggcgcggcgggcgggcgcctGTGCTTCCGTCCGCCGGCCCGCGGCTTCCAGTGCGCGGCACGGTCCTGCCGCGCCCACCGCTCGCCGGGCGGCGCCTTGGTGGCCAACGTGCTGCGCAACGGCAGCGTGCTGCTGCAGTGggggccgccgcgccccgccgccggcctccGCGGCTTCGCGCTCAACTGCTCCTGGGACGGCACCTACACGCGCTTCCCCTGCGACAGCGTGGAGCTGGGCGCCGCCTGCCGCGACTACCTGCTGCCCGAGGCGCACGGCAGCGTGCGCTACCGCCTCTGCCTGCAGCCGCGCTAcgcgccgccgcgccccgcgccgcccgcccagTGCGTGGAGTTCCGCGTGGAGCCGGCCGCCATGCGGGACATCGTCGTCGCCATGACGGCCGTGGGGGGCTCCATCTGCGTCATGCTCGTCTTCATCTGCCTCCTGGTGGCCTACATCACCGAGAACCTCATGAGCCCGGCCCTCGCCGGGGccgcgggcgccgccgccgccgccggcccgcgccGCGCCTAG